A portion of the Drosophila innubila isolate TH190305 chromosome 3L unlocalized genomic scaffold, UK_Dinn_1.0 0_D_3L, whole genome shotgun sequence genome contains these proteins:
- the LOC117786775 gene encoding trafficking protein particle complex subunit 11, which yields MTIDGSTLPSELLVIPQPLIGFCGLDVARQSVHKSIWDAFSGTLQRKPVDRERDRAAVQYKLLPPNYEFPVAKPKRVSYEWYHPKGILKRNWMLKHLHVLPSVVVLFQDIEWNDSQWTEKQVQCAAIVQALKNSLQERNTRLCLVLLQKSAPLPPGEDTLASERAASLTTACGITSKMLFILPHTEHLMGYTLRLESAFLDMAQSYYALMSKRIRTHRDQLSAAHTTLKIRHQFKLGFVAEMRQDFTTAQKHYFQAYANLDEIRINDGNCMEIKTIAGFLNYKMCRLMFKLKTPRDSINQFIIHIEKYKSRVGFKDLAFEHHAWLSTQHSVFAELFCEAIKNGLPALQIQHPGIYFQKAAEYVIKRREAAQQASVELLNSNLNSTDASSSQTQSNLYTEFFGIRAVKTGDPVAEQQVNVQLCELERNYNHSSAIIALLSQAMAQFKIYKCLRFRKKLAIDMAEEYLLSGDHAKALTLYSLMLPDYREEKWSTIFSDVLLKTLRCALLSASVADYIACSIEALSLRHHGEQKERVLLLENLWQVFQSVPPMPQSQLTTDIQTLWNNALASVKSPIQIDLDKISDVLELCATFQQVQLNNNDVLQLHLIVRVLTDVPLRIRNFHVLLADASNPQNSYKLEALKYLCFSNLLELRQQKIPKQGEHLELKTYEKNMRLEPGCYYQLLCSTEAHQFNENTQLRIVRLEAHMGTDQIGALLTCSANYTRQQFRHHTRRRDLDDNVTINPICYIAPTFHLSTQTSLGHVANDAPTTTMMVNEYYPVVTTISNPYNVYLQNVGVHISVPVELRNSVFLTTDVSTGRQKLHAQIQIDVGELSGHGSNTATYYIFSLVETEIKLQQRLSYTLDVDRSAGGGGAANVSHSTTPNSSETTPEHVKVITNSLATISPVQIEYLDETRLRKSREDTLIVRCVGDFKFSARFYTLNRRPLGQAYRGENFLLRANTEVVAVDDVEILDSFFICDHNLVQSNYSFKRKKYTNKYRAGDQLESVIVLRTNATLQDWTTARDLERSKSEESVSSKFISRQQKMPSTGNIGDAPPPAPAAPMSGYMSKSLMSKIPTSMTIINNNTGLQVANAGIMSNSIHSDDGKLSLSGAEDSAVLPVAGQDAPKSMRIIFNKALEAVQATGHHRGFIKGVYTLDSSAPTTIPKFGVFCIRWRRPGVKEENESKFIISGLDIAEPPLNIYCTIEEKMFVKMPMAFKVVLKNPTTHVLHLIATLSISKSDNFICSGHKQVDVSIMAYDEKELVYNLYPLQVGWQDLPVLTLEYNTKADPQKNDSQNVLLDELVQRALPKRVFVLPPMKQLTK from the exons atGACGATTGATGGCTCCACCCTGCCGTCAGAGCTGCTCGTGATACCACAACCGCTAATTGGATTCTGTGGATTGGATGTGGCACGTCAAAGTGTCCATAAATCCATTTGGGATGCATTCAGCGGAACTCTGCAACGGAAACCTGTGGATAGAGAGAGGGATCGGGCAGCCGTTCAATATAAACTACTGCCTCCAAACTATGAGTTCCCGGTGGCCAAGCCGAAGCGTGTGTCCTATGAGTGGTATCATCCGAAGGGAATACTTAAGCGTAACTGGATGTTAAAGCATCTTCACGTATTGCCATCGGTGGTGGTTCTCTTCCAGGACATAGAATGGAACGATAGCCAGTGGACAGAGAAACAGGTGCAATGCGCCGCAATTGTGCAGGCCTTGAAGAACTCATTGCAGGAACGCAACACCAGGCTATGCCTTGTGCTGCTCCAAAAGTCGGCACCACTTCCTCCCGGCGAGGATACGTTGGCGTCGGAGCGCGCTGCCAGTCTAACAACCGCTTGTGGAATTACCAGTAAAATGCTGTTCATTTTGCCACACACAGAACATCTCATGGGCTACACCCTGCGCCTGGAGTCGGCGTTCTTAGACATGGCACAGTCCTACTATGCACTTATGTCCAAGCGCATTCGAACTCATCGGGATCAGTTATCCGCCGCTCATACAACTCTCAAGATTCGGCATCAGTTCAAGCTGGGCTTTGTGGCTGAGATGCGTCAGGACTTTACCACGGCACAAAA ACACTATTTTCAGGCCTATGCAAACTTGGATGAGATACGGATCAATGACGGGAATTGCATGGAGATCAAAACGATTGCCGGATTTCTCAATTATAAGATGTGCAGGCTTATGTTCAAGTTAAAAACTCCAAGGGATTCCATCAATCAGTTCATTATACACATTGAGAAGTACAAAAGTCGCGTGGGCTTCAAGGATTTGGCCTTTGAGCATCACGCCTGGCTAAGTACGCA ACACTCTGTCTTCGCGGAGCTATTCTGTGAGGCCATCAAAAATGGTTTGCCGGCGCTGCAGATTCAGCATCCGGGTATTTACTTCCAAAAAGCTGCCGAGTATGTGATCAAGCGACGCGAAGCTGCTCAACAGGCCAGTGTCGAGCTCTTAAACTCCAACCTCAACTCAACAGATGCGTCGTCCAGTCAAACACAGTCCAATTTGTACACCGAGTTCTTTGGAATACGTGCTGTGAAGACAGGTGATCCTGTTGCCGAGCAGCAGGTGAATGTTCAGTTGTGCGAGCTGGAGCGTAACTATAATCATTCATCGGCTATTATAGCGCTGCTGAGTCAGGCCATGGCACAGTTTAAGATCTACAAATGCCTAAGATTCCGCAAGAAACTGGCCATTGATATGGCCGAGGAGTATCTACTAAGTGGTGATCATGCCAAGGCCTTGAC TCTATACTCTCTAATGCTGCCCGACTACCGTGAAGAAAAGTGGTCAACTATTTTTAGTGATGTGCTGTTGAAGACGCTTCGCTGTGCTCTGCTTTCCGCCTCTGTGGCAGATTACATTGCCTGCAGCATTGAGGCGTTGTCGCTGCGTCATCATGGGGAGCAAAAAGAGCGCGTGCTGCTGCTGGAGAATCTTTGGCAGGTTTTTCAAAGCGTACCTCCAATGCCACAATCCCAATTGACGACCGACATTCAAACGCTTTGGAACAATGCGTTGGCCAGCGTTAAGTCAccaattcaaattgatttagaTAAGATCAGCGATGTGCTAGAACTCTGCGCAACATTCCAACAAGTTCAACTGAACAATAATGATGTGCTGCAGCTGCATCTCATAGTGCG CGTTCTAACCGACGTCccgctgcgtatacgcaacttCCATGTGCTGCTCGCCGATGCAAGTAATCCGCAAAACAGCTACAAACTGGAGGCtctcaaatatttatgtttctcCAACTTGCTGGAACTGCGGCAGCAGAAGATTCCGAAGCAAGGCGAACATCTGGAGCTCAAAACGTATGAGAAGAATATGAGATTAGAGCCAGGCTGTTATTATCAACTGCTGTGCAGCACGGAGGCGCATCAGTTCAATGAGAATACACAGCTGCGTATTGTGCGATTGGAGGCGCATATGGGCACCGATCAAATAGGTGCATTACTCACGTGCAGCGCCAACTATACGCGTCAACAATTCCGACATCACACGCGCCGTCGCGATCTCGATGATAACGTGACAATCAATCCCATTTGCTATATTGCGCCCAC CTTCCATTTGAGCACGCAAACGAGCCTTGGACATGTAGCGAACGAtgccccaacaacaacaatgatggTTAATGAATACTATCCAGTGGTCACCACAATAAGCAATCCCTATAATGTCTATCTGCAAAATGTGGGCGTGCACATCAGCGTGCCGGTCGAGCTGCGCAATAGCG tTTTTCTTACGACGGATGTGTCGACCGGACGGCAGAAGCTGCATGCCCAGATCCAGATCGATGTGGGTGAATTGTCCGGACATGGCAGCAACACGGCGACATATTACATctttagtttggttgagaCGGAGATCAAACTGCAGCAACGTCTTAGCTACACTTTGGATGTGGATCGCAgtgcaggaggaggaggagctgcCAATGTCAGTCACAGTACCACGCCCAACAGTTCCGAGACAACGCCTGAGCATGTCAAAGTTATAACCAATAGCCTGGCAACAATATCGCCGGTACAGATCGAGTATTTGGATGAGACCAGGCTGCGCAAGTCACGGGAGGACACCTTGATTGTAAGATGTGTTGGTGACTTTAAGTTTAGTGCCCGCTTCTATACTCTCAACCGGCGACCATTGGGTCAAGCTTATCGTGGTGAGAACTTCCTTCTGAGAGCCAACACGGAGGTCGTGGCTGTGGACGATGTGGAAATACTGGACAGCTTCTTTATATGT GATCACAATTTAGTGCAATCAAACTACAGTTTTAAGCGTAAAAAGTATACCAACAAGTACAGAGCTGGTGACCAGCTGGAGAGTGTGATTGTGCTGCGCACAAATGCCACGCTTCAGGATTGGACGACTGCTCGGGATCTGGAGCGCTCCAAGTCCGAGGAGAGTGTGTCCAGCAAGTTTATAAGTCGACAACAAAAGATGCCGTCAACGGGCAACATTGGAGATGCACCTCCTCCAGCGCCAGCTGCTCCAATGAGCGGATACATGAGCAAAAGCCTAATGTCCAAAATTCCAACAAGCATGACCATCATCAATAACAACACTGGACTGCAGGTGGCCAATGCGGGGATCATGAGCAACTCAATACATTCGGATGATGGTAAGCTGAGTCTCAGCGGCGCTGAAGATAGCGCAGTCTTGCCAGTCGCTGGACAGGATGCACCCAAAAGCATGCGGATCATATTCAACAAAGCGCTGGAGGCGGTTCAGGCAACTGGACATCATCGTGGCTTCATCAAAGGCGTTTACACGCTGGACTCTTCAGCGCCGACGACGATCCCCAAATTTGGTGTGTTTTGCATACGTTGGCGACGACCAGGCGTTAAGGAGGAGAATGAATCCAAGTTTATTATAAGTGGCCTTGATATAGCGGAGCCGCCGCTAAACATTTACTGCACCATTGAGGAGAAGATGTTTGTCAAAATGCCCATGGCCTTCAAGGTGGTGCTAAAGAATCCCACAACGCATGTACTCCATCTGATAGCCACGTTGTCCATTAGCAAATCCGATAATTTCATATGTTCTGGCCATAAACAG GTGGACGTTTCCATCATGGCATATGATGAGAAGGAGTTGGTCTATAATTTATATCCACTGCAAGTGGGTTGGCAGGATCTGCCTGTGCTAACGCTGGAGTACAACACAAAGGCCGATCCTCAAAAGAATGATAGCCAGAATGTGCTGCTCGATGAGCTCGTCCAGCGTGCGCTGCCCAAGCGCGTTTTTGTGCTG CCACCGATGAAGCAGCTGACCaagtaa
- the LOC117786612 gene encoding trypsin beta, translated as MSLNRVRRVVGGHRIGVNLQPHMVNIRRHGNFQCGGSLVTPRCVLTAAHCMQGEEHKPSDYVVRGGVSFLRDMRNARSVNRILLPSLYNHTTLDNDVALLQLQNPLQGLHIASIPLAMQAPLPGSLLRISGWGLTDERSLQLPNQLHSVRVQVLSQQKCQQLYQGYRNITDSMYCASVPGTKDACDADSGGPAVNADGQLVGIVSWGKANLCAHRDSPGVYTSVPNLYDWIADTMDRYCY; from the coding sequence ATGAGTCTTAACAGAGTACGTCGTGTGGTGGGCGGTCATCGGATTGGGGTGAATCTGCAGCCGCATATGGTGAACATAAGACGACACGGTAACTTTCAGTGTGGTGGTTCTCTCGTCACTCCACGCTGCGTCCTCACCGCCGCCCACTGCATGCAGGGGGAGGAGCACAAGCCCTCGGATTATGTGGTGCGTGGTGGAGTGTCTTTTCTAAGGGATATGCGCAATGCACGCTCTGTGAATCGGATCCTCTTGCCCAGTCTTTATAATCATACCACACTGGATAACGATGTGgcgctgttgcagctgcaaaatCCGCTTCAGGGATTACACATTGCTTCCATTCCCCTGGCAATGCAAGCACCACTTCCTGGTAGCTTATTGCGCATTTCTGGCTGGGGATTGACCGATGAACGTTCTCTGCAGTTGCCCAATCAACTGCACAGTGTTCGGGTGCAGGTGCTATCACAGCAGAAGTGCCAGCAACTCTATCAAGGCTATAGGAACATAACTGATAGCATGTACTGTGCCTCTGTGCCCGGCACTAAAGATGCCTGCGACGCTGACTCTGGAGGACCAGCTGTCAATGCCGATGGTCAGTTGGTGGGCATTGTCTCCTGGGGCAAGGCGAATCTTTGTGCCCACAGGGATAGTCCAGGAGTCTACACAAGTGTGCCAAATCTTTACGATTGGATAGCAGACACTATGGACAGATATTGCTACTAA
- the LOC117786614 gene encoding trypsin: MRCRWLYLIFLILLLDQLAKSAGQRTRNARRSNGNQVQSRIAGGSNNNSPGRVRGSTALRRPQARIVSGNSRRRNRGTRRLNRRNRRNQRSNNRRSSANGVSSRIVSNSGQGRISQGPSASISTMPHLVQVHRGSESFCGGSLISSLWVLSAAHCVFGYTASDFYVIAGTSRLNGTDGVLRTVSYLAVTPLFTSRTMNMDASLLKLSSEMTGTNIGTIALAQRMPRPGTQVRIAGWGATREGGNAVTNLRSVRVTVIRQRLCRIQYRDQATITKYMFCAGGESGDSCSGDSGGSAVYNNRLFGITSFGMGCARANYAGVYTRVESIREWIANTMANN; the protein is encoded by the coding sequence ATGCGTTGCCGTTGGTTGTATCTGATATTTTTGATACTTCTGCTGGATCAGTTGGCAAAGTCAGCTGGACAGAGAACACGCAATGCACGCCGCTCCAATGGTAACCAAGTACAGTCCCGCATTGcgggtggcagcaacaacaacagcccaGGAAGAGTTCGAGGCAGCACGGCATTGAGGCGTCCCCAGGCTCGCATTGTGAGCGGCAACTCGAGAAGACGGAATCGGGGCACGAGAAGACTCAATCGCAGAAACAGAAGAAACCAAAGAAGTAACAATCGTAGAAGCTCTGCAAATGGAGTTTCCTCCAGAATTGTGAGCAACAGCGGTCAGGGAAGGATTTCGCAGGGACCGTCGGCCTCGATCAGCACGATGCCACATTTGGTGCAAGTGCATCGTGGCTCCGAAAGCTTCTGTGGTGGCTCTCTAATTTCTTCTCTGTGGGTTCTGTCTGCCGCCCATTGTGTCTTTGGTTACACTGCCTCCGATTTCTATGTGATTGCTGGCACCTCCCGACTCAATGGCACTGATGGTGTCCTAAGAACCGTTTCCTATCTCGCAGTTACACCTCTATTTACCAGCAGGACAATGAACATGGATGCATCGTTGCTGAAACTGTCCTCGGAGATGACGGGCACGAATATTGGGACCATTGCATTGGCTCAAAGAATGCCACGACCAGGTACTCAGGTTCGCATTGCAGGCTGGGGCGCCACCAGAGAGGGAGGCAATGCTGTAACTAATTTGAGATCTGTCCGGGTGACAGTCATCCGTCAACGTCTTTGTAGAATTCAGTACAGAGACCAGGCTACCATTACCAAGTACATGTTCTGCGCCGGCGGCGAAAGTGGCGATTCATGCAGCGGCGACTCTGGCGGATCTGCTGTCTACAATAATCGACTCTTTGGCATCACTTCCTTTGGAATGGGCTGTGCCAGAGCTAATTATGCAGGTGTCTACACCAGAGTGGAAAGTATACGAGAGTGGATAGCCAACACAATGGCAAATAATTAA
- the LOC117786847 gene encoding seminase: MFVRHAICPQLLTLFLTSFWHLVDGTQLIDPRIIGGYVANIKDLKYLVQVSTDEEICGGSLITSRWVITAAHCVYNVNLSDLRVIGGTSEQGDQNAIIRMVNLVATPPGFSMKTMNMDVAALLLDQEMSGPSVQTIKLAAQPAPPGKLVKVSGWGAVSTKSSQTARQVHSVLMPMWSTAACRSAYRGKQHITRSMVCASKPYQRDSCDGDSGGPMVYRGELVGIVSFGFECASQLPGVYTSVPVVRRWFFDMVEEYS, encoded by the coding sequence ATGTTTGTAAGACACGCTATTTGCCCACAGCTTTTGACACTGTTTTTGACCAGCTTTTGGCATTTGGTCGACGGAACACAACTCATAGATCCACGCATTATTGGTGGTTATGTGGCGAACATTAAGGATCTCAAGTATCTGGTGCAGGTTTCCACAGATGAAGAAATCTGCGGAGGTTCCTTGATAACATCACGCTGGGTTATTACTGCAGCGCATTGTGTCTACAACGTAAATCTTTCCGATCTCCGTGTCATTGGTGGCACATCCGAGCAGGGCGATCAAAATGCCATTATAAGAATGGTGAACTTGGTGGCCACTCCTCCAGGTTTCAGCATGAAAACAATGAACATGGATGTGGCAGCGCTGCTGCTTGATCAGGAAATGTCCGGTCCCAGTGTGCAGACTATAAAACTCGCCGCCCAACCAGCACCACCTGGCAAACTGGTCAAGGTCTCCGGCTGGGGTGCAGTGTCAACCAAATCTTCCCAAACAGCACGTCAAGTGCACAGTGTCCTGATGCCCATGTGGTCAACAGCTGCCTGTCGCTCCGCTTATCGTGGCAAGCAGCACATAACCCGCTCCATGGTCTGTGCATCGAAGCCGTATCAACGTGACTCCTGCGACGGCGACTCCGGCGGACCAATGGTCTATCGTGGTGAACTTGTGGGCATTGTATCCTTTGGCTTCGAATGCGCCAGTCAATTACCAGGCGTCTACACCAGCGTGCCTGTGGTCAGAAGATGGTTCTTCGACATGGTAGAAGAGTACTCCTAA
- the LOC117786849 gene encoding trypsin II-P29, translated as MWLKFLAWLTLIQLLNGAPNKELGRIYAGKTVPVRDYPFLVALRRGRKFICGGTLISPTCVLTAAHCLENRDQVQDLYVHAQQQCVEDVSPLPHVRQAWFSLVSPQYGMRGYDSDIAILKLYQPFDIAGKASTIQVDFNELPEQANLTIIGWGQIGQGCNWNQCLQGANVTMMKQQECVQRLGVLGPFTSNMFCALGQNCSDACLGDSGGPVLYAGRTAGIVSWGVGCGSGYPGAYTRLSSLSMTMFVKSMMLKHC; from the coding sequence ATGTGGTTAAAGTTCTTGGCCTGGCTTACGCTGATTCAGCTGCTGAATGGCGCACCTAACAAGGAATTGGGCAGAATCTATGCTGGCAAGACGGTGCCTGTTAGGGATTATCCATTTCTGGTGGCACTGCGACGTGGCAGAAAATTCATATGCGGTGGAACTCTCATTTCGCCAACTTGCGTGTTGACTGCTGCTCATTGCCTGGAGAACCGTGATCAGGTGCAGGATTTGTATGTTCATGCGCAGCAACAATGTGTGGAAGATGTGTCACCTCTTCCACATGTACGCCAAGCGTGGTTCTCTCTGGTGTCGCCCCAATATGGAATGCGAGGCTACGACTCGGATATTGCCATTCTCAAATTGTATCAACCCTTCGACATTGCTGGCAAGGCGAGCACCATTCAAGTTGACTTTAATGAGCTGCCGGAACAGGCAAATCTCACAATCATTGGCTGGGGACAAATTGGACAGGGCTGCAACTGGAATCAATGTCTCCAAGGAGCTAATGTTACCATGATGAAGCAACAGGAGTGCGTCCAACGCTTGGGTGTTCTTGGTCCCTTCACCAGCAATATGTTTTGTGCCTTGGGCCAAAATTGTTCCGATGCGTGTCTTGGTGATTCTGGAGGTCCAGTTCTTTATGCCGGACGCACAGCAGGCATTGTCTCCTGGGGCGTTGGCTGTGGCTCCGGTTATCCTGGTGCCTATACGAGACTTAGTAGTCTATCAATGACCATGTTCGTGAAGAGCATGATGCTGAAGCACTGCTAA
- the LOC117786854 gene encoding seminase, producing the protein MHSTVIVAANGQRIVGGQETSIGQVPYLVYLRQSGRFICGGSLLTPRSVLSAAHCVYGAKAKDYTVHAGASRLEEQASVVRNVHSFHIAPDYRPSNFDMDVAILRLTTPASLSPGQVATIAPCRTPPSSNAYVRISGWGVTRENNRYPAAQVRTTNVRVLPHLECQLAYAGQALLSDSMLCAAIRGIKDSCSGDSGGPLVFRGQVCGIVSWGFGCARPAYPGVYTSVASPRVYRFIEQTLRELQIE; encoded by the coding sequence ATGCACTCTACCGTTATCGTTGCTGCGAATGGACAACGCATTGTGGGGGGCCAGGAGACGAGCATTGGACAGGTGCCTTACTTGGTTTATCTGCGACAAAGTGGCAGGTTTATTTGCGGAGGATCTCTGCTCACTCCGAGAAGTGTGCTCAGTGCTGCCCATTGTGTTTATGGTGCCAAGGCGAAGGATTACACTGTCCATGCAGGTGCCAGTCGACTGGAGGAACAAGCTTCTGTGGTGCGTAATGTTCACAGCTTTCACATCGCTCCGGACTACAGACCCAGCAATTTTGACATGGACGTGGCCATACTACGGTTGACAACGCCAGCTTCTCTGTCTCCCGGTCAAGTGGCCACCATTGCACCCTGCCGTACTCCTCCTTCAAGCAATGCCTATGTCCGCATCAGTGGCTGGGGCGTGACACGGGAGAATAATCGATATCCAGCTGCCCAAGTGCGCACAACCAATGTTCGTGTGCTGCCCCATCTGGAGTGTCAACTGGCCTACGCTGGCCAGGCGCTGCTCAGCGATTCCATGCTCTGTGCCGCCATTCGAGGCATTAAGGATTCCTGTTCTGGTGACTCTGGGGGTCCATTGGTTTTTCGCGGCCAAGTCTGTGGCATTGTCTCTTGGGGATTTGGTTGTGCACGTCCTGCCTATCCGGGTGTGTATACGAGTGTCGCCAGTCCACGTGTCTACAGATTTATTGAGCAAACTCTAAGAGAACTTCAGATTGAATAA
- the LOC117786852 gene encoding seminase, which yields MQTVFVVLPLLLLRVISGKAANDAGARIVGGSPVDISTVPYLINLRIGGTFICGGSLVTSSHVVTAAHCVKGISATRFEVVGGATLLTDAGVRRSVAKVFTPKAYNTQTLHSDVAVLKLKSPLEGRNIATINLCNSNWKAGELIKVSGWGQVTEGSKAVSQHVRSVDVALISRQNCINQYKFRGTISNTMFCASIPGVKDSCDGDSGGPAVYQGQLCGIVSWGIGCARRNSPGVYTSVKTVKSFIDKAITL from the coding sequence ATGCAAACGGTGTTTGTGGTGCTGCCTTTGCTCCTGCTCCGGGTAATCTCTGGCAAGGCCGCAAACGACGCGGGTGCCCGCATTGTGGGCGGCAGCCCGGTGGACATTAGCACTGTGCCCTATTTAATTAATCTACGCATCGGTGGCACCTTCATTTGTGGCGGATCCTTGGTCACGTCCTCTCATGTGGTGACTGCAGCCCACTGCGTCAAAGGCATCTCCGCTACGAGGTTTGAGGTGGTGGGCGGTGCCACATTATTAACGGATGCGGGTGTGCGTCGCAGCGTGGCCAAGGTTTTCACACCCAAAGCGTATAATACGCAAACACTGCACTCAGATGTCGCCGTGCTGAAGCTTAAATCTCCCCTAGAGGGTCGCAATATTGCAACAATTAATCTGTGCAACTCCAACTGGAAGGCTGGTGAACTGATCAAGGTCTCTGGATGGGGACAGGTCACAGAGGGCAGCAAAGCCGTCTCACAGCATGTACGCAGCGTTGACGTGGCGTTGATCTCCCGCCAGAACTGCATAAATCAGTATAAATTCCGTGGAACAATAAGCAACACCATGTTCTGCGCCTCAATTCCCGGAGTTAAGGATTCCTGCGACGGTGACTCTGGAGGACCAGCTGTCTACCAAGGTCAACTGTGCGGCATTGTCTCTTGGGGCATCGGCTGTGCACGCCGCAATTCTCCAGGTGTTTATACAAGTGTCAAGACTGTTAAAAGCTTTATCGATAAGGCTATAACATTATAG
- the LOC117786884 gene encoding stress-associated endoplasmic reticulum protein 2: MAPPQRMRVANEKASKYVTMRGNVPKSQKTKEGQYPVGPWLLALFIFVVCGSAIFQIIQSIRAA; this comes from the exons ATGGCTCCACCACAGAGAATGCGCGTTGCTAACGAAAAGGCCAGCAAATATGTGACAATGCGTGGCAATGTACCCAAATCGCAG AAAACGAAAGAAGGACAATACCCCGTGGGTCCCTGGCTCTTGGCGCTGTTCATCTTTGTTGTTTGCGGATCAGCGATTTTCCAAATCATTCAGTCGATTCGGGCTGCGTAA
- the LOC117786875 gene encoding UPF0235 protein C15orf40 homolog, whose protein sequence is MRRIYTSTYAHIMSKNKGKGKAAATTNATAAPATVNTPVTLDKGGNIAIKILAKPGAKQNGITDIGLEGVGVQIAAPPSEGEANAELVKFLSKVLGLRKSDVSLDKGSRSRNKIILISKGVSTVEAVEQLLRKECDS, encoded by the coding sequence ATGCGACGCATTTATACATCGACGTACGCACACATAATGTCGAAAAACAAGGGGAAGGGAAAAGCAGCGGCCACTACAAATGCGACAGCTGCACCGGCAACAGTCAACACGCCGGTCACACTTGACAAGGGTGGCAACATTGCCATAAAAATACTGGCCAAGCCGGGCGCCAAACAGAATGGAATAACCGACATTGGTCTAGAAGGCGTTGGTGTACAGATTGCTGCGCCGCCAAGCGAAGGAGAAGCTAATGCAGAGTTGGTAAAGTTCTTGTCAAAAGTGTTGGGGCTGCGCAAGAGCGATGTGTCGCTGGACAAAGGTTCCCGTTCCCGCAACAAGATAATCCTCATCAGCAAGGGCGTCTCCACAGTGGAAGCCGTTGAACAGTTGCTTCGAAAAGAATGCGATTCCTAG